The proteins below come from a single Edaphobacter acidisoli genomic window:
- the trpC gene encoding indole-3-glycerol phosphate synthase TrpC has product MPTRLDEIVANTRIEVAARKAAANHRALEQKAAARTPRGFTAGLKKVAETGPSIIAEIKKASPSRGLIRADFNPSALARTLESSGAAALSVLTDEKFFQGSLANLELASAAVQIPCLRKDFTVDPFQVLEARASGADAILLIVAALSDTELRTLGEEARTHALDVLCETHNREEMDRALSLGFTLVGVNSRDLRTFTMHPELLHELAAIAPSNVTLVAESGLRTPEEINALRTAGYSAFLIGESLMRQPDPGEALAHLLSRERAPQAG; this is encoded by the coding sequence ATGCCCACCCGGCTTGATGAGATCGTCGCCAACACGCGCATCGAAGTCGCTGCCCGCAAAGCCGCCGCGAACCACCGCGCTCTCGAGCAGAAGGCCGCCGCACGCACGCCGCGAGGATTCACCGCGGGCCTAAAAAAGGTCGCCGAGACCGGCCCCTCCATCATCGCCGAGATCAAAAAGGCATCGCCTTCCAGGGGCCTCATCCGCGCCGACTTCAACCCCTCCGCACTCGCCCGCACACTCGAGTCCTCAGGAGCCGCCGCGCTCTCCGTTCTGACCGATGAAAAGTTTTTTCAAGGCTCGCTCGCGAATCTCGAACTTGCCTCCGCAGCCGTCCAGATTCCCTGCCTGCGCAAAGACTTCACGGTCGATCCCTTCCAGGTGCTCGAAGCGCGCGCATCCGGCGCAGACGCAATCCTGCTCATCGTCGCCGCGCTCTCCGACACCGAACTCCGCACCCTGGGCGAAGAAGCGCGCACTCACGCGCTCGACGTACTCTGCGAGACGCACAACCGCGAAGAGATGGACCGCGCACTCTCGCTCGGCTTCACCCTGGTCGGCGTCAACAGCCGCGACCTCCGCACCTTCACCATGCACCCCGAGCTGCTCCACGAACTCGCAGCAATCGCCCCGTCCAACGTCACGCTCGTGGCCGAAAGCGGCCTGCGCACGCCCGAAGAAATTAACGCACTTCGCACCGCCGGCTACAGCGCCTTCCTCATCGGCGAATCGCTGATGCGCCAGCCCGACCCCGGCGAAGCGCTCGCACATCTGCTCAGTCGCGAGCGCGCACCACAGGCAGGTTGA
- the hscB gene encoding Fe-S protein assembly co-chaperone HscB, whose product MAKDYFAVFDLPVKLGIDVAALEKSFYAMSRRLHPDRFASRPVEEQEEALAESSLLNDAYRTLKDPVLRTQYLLKLQGVELEEQSKAATDAARSTGVEKKQVVPPELLEEVFELNMQLQEMRAAKQMGEDDPDLRCDLVAAKESFDRKMAETQQELEGLWAAWDAGVDAGDEAAKARARDAMVALLNKRSYLRNLVRDVNDALEA is encoded by the coding sequence TTGGCCAAAGACTATTTTGCTGTGTTCGATCTGCCGGTGAAGCTGGGGATTGATGTGGCCGCGCTGGAAAAGTCGTTCTATGCGATGAGCCGGCGGCTGCATCCGGACCGCTTTGCCTCGCGGCCGGTTGAGGAGCAGGAGGAGGCGCTGGCTGAGTCGTCGCTGCTGAACGATGCGTATCGCACCCTGAAGGACCCGGTTCTGCGGACGCAGTATTTGTTGAAGCTTCAGGGGGTGGAGCTGGAGGAGCAGTCGAAGGCTGCGACGGATGCTGCACGTTCTACGGGTGTCGAGAAGAAGCAGGTCGTCCCTCCGGAGCTGCTGGAAGAGGTCTTTGAGCTGAACATGCAGTTGCAGGAGATGCGCGCGGCGAAGCAGATGGGTGAGGACGATCCTGACCTGCGGTGCGATCTTGTGGCGGCGAAGGAGTCGTTCGACAGGAAGATGGCCGAGACGCAGCAGGAGCTGGAAGGGTTGTGGGCTGCGTGGGACGCGGGTGTCGATGCTGGGGACGAGGCGGCGAAGGCGCGCGCGAGGGACGCGATGGTGGCTCTCCTTAATAAGAGGAGCTATCTTCGCAACCTGGTTCGCGATGTGAATGACGCGCTTGAGGCTTAG
- a CDS encoding VWA domain-containing protein produces the protein MRPILPVLLLLTSTALAQNPGYTLRTQSNIVLVPTTVETRHGDVLYTLKENQFVVEDDGVPQKIHLDQDTDSLGLSLVVVVQCSRSAGFEYAKLGGLSTLINAMVGGAPHEVAVVEYGGKPVLVDGFTRNPDHTASALSRIQPCDNDPDASTYDAVSYATGMLEARNDHNRHAILLISETRDHGSTTKPAQVIAMLGRTNTIVDAVAFGPGKTEVLNDLRYGGGSGPIGLLVMAINALKKNAAHTLAALSGGEYINFTTQKGFEQGLNRLTNHVHNYYLLSFTPQPGPNGEPSPGMHSIRVHVPDYPDARIRFRESYFAGQLDSSTSGNN, from the coding sequence ATGCGGCCCATCCTGCCTGTCCTGCTGCTACTCACCTCCACTGCACTGGCGCAGAACCCCGGCTACACGCTCCGCACCCAGTCGAACATCGTGCTGGTCCCCACCACTGTCGAGACCAGACACGGCGACGTACTCTACACCCTCAAGGAAAACCAGTTCGTCGTCGAAGACGACGGCGTTCCCCAAAAAATCCACCTCGATCAGGACACCGACTCGCTCGGCCTCTCACTCGTCGTCGTCGTGCAATGCAGCCGCTCGGCAGGTTTCGAGTACGCGAAACTCGGCGGGCTCAGCACGCTGATCAACGCCATGGTCGGCGGCGCGCCACACGAAGTCGCCGTCGTCGAATACGGCGGCAAACCCGTGCTCGTCGACGGCTTCACCCGCAACCCCGACCACACAGCCAGCGCGCTCTCACGCATTCAGCCCTGCGACAACGACCCCGACGCCTCCACCTACGACGCCGTATCCTACGCGACCGGCATGCTGGAAGCGCGCAACGATCACAACCGCCACGCCATCCTCCTCATCAGCGAAACGCGCGATCATGGCAGCACCACCAAACCCGCGCAGGTCATCGCCATGCTCGGCCGCACCAACACCATCGTGGATGCAGTCGCCTTCGGCCCAGGCAAAACCGAAGTGCTCAACGATCTCCGCTACGGCGGCGGCAGCGGCCCAATCGGCCTGCTCGTCATGGCCATCAACGCGCTCAAGAAAAACGCTGCACACACGCTGGCCGCGCTCTCCGGCGGCGAGTACATCAACTTCACCACGCAGAAGGGCTTCGAGCAGGGCCTCAACCGTCTCACCAACCACGTTCACAACTACTACCTGCTCAGCTTCACGCCACAGCCAGGCCCCAACGGCGAACCATCACCCGGCATGCACAGCATCCGCGTACACGTGCCCGACTACCCCGACGCCCGCATACGCTTCCGCGAAAGCTACTTCGCCGGACAGCTCGACTCCTCTACTTCCGGCAACAACTAA
- the hscA gene encoding Fe-S protein assembly chaperone HscA, with protein MAEERVVGIDLGTTNSLVAFMQGDTPTVIPGEDGDRLVPSVVAWTGDGVVVGNGARKTLIEDAASAVYSAKRLMGRDIADVQDELKLFPFRLADGLKPGEVLRVNVGGQVLTPPEISAHVLMQLKKNAERFFGAPVTKAVITVPAYFNDAQRQATKDAGRIAGLEVLRLVNEPTAAALAYGLDKNRDGLIAVYDFGGGTFDISILKLHEGIFEVIATGGDTHLGGDDIDNLLIRIALDDIAGDLGEDVRANGEAVQAIRKAVIDAKIALSSADVARLDVALPSGKRYTREISRTQFEELIAGVIARTAGPCRQALKDAALSPEQIDEVVMVGGSTRIPAVRALVDDLFRLKARGKKPHTELNPDEVVALGAAVQAQILAGGSKKTEDLLLLDVTPLSLGIEALGGVVAKIIQRNSTIPASATEHFTTGVDGQTNVAIHVVQGEREMAKDCRSLARFDLKGIPPMVAGLPRIEVKFLIDANGILHVSAREQRSGKEAEVEVKPTYGLTDEQVESMILASFDNAEEDLRERQVVEARNEAETILAAVAKGRGHAVWAMLSSDEVAKIERAETSLRETMKDADYKVIRAAIEQLDQATRRFAELMMDSAVTGAMKGKTMESAGADMGEGPSAPHPFAKAQIESTKK; from the coding sequence ATGGCGGAAGAACGGGTTGTAGGAATTGATCTGGGCACGACGAACTCCCTGGTGGCGTTCATGCAGGGGGATACGCCGACGGTGATTCCGGGCGAAGACGGCGACAGGCTGGTGCCGTCCGTGGTGGCGTGGACCGGCGATGGCGTCGTGGTGGGCAATGGCGCGCGCAAGACACTGATCGAAGATGCGGCAAGCGCGGTCTATTCGGCAAAGCGGCTGATGGGCCGTGACATCGCCGACGTGCAGGATGAGCTGAAGCTGTTTCCGTTCCGGCTGGCCGACGGATTGAAGCCGGGCGAGGTGCTGCGGGTGAATGTCGGCGGGCAGGTGCTGACGCCGCCGGAGATATCGGCCCATGTGCTGATGCAGCTTAAGAAGAACGCTGAGCGGTTCTTTGGTGCGCCGGTGACGAAGGCTGTGATCACGGTGCCTGCTTACTTTAATGATGCGCAGCGGCAGGCTACGAAAGATGCGGGGCGGATCGCGGGCCTTGAGGTGCTGCGTCTGGTAAATGAGCCGACGGCAGCAGCGCTGGCTTATGGGCTCGACAAGAACCGCGACGGCTTGATTGCTGTCTACGACTTTGGCGGCGGGACATTCGATATCTCCATTTTGAAGCTGCATGAGGGCATCTTCGAGGTCATTGCCACCGGCGGGGATACGCACCTGGGTGGCGACGATATCGACAACCTGCTCATTCGGATTGCGCTCGATGACATCGCGGGCGACCTGGGCGAGGATGTGCGCGCGAATGGCGAAGCGGTGCAGGCGATTCGCAAGGCCGTGATTGATGCGAAGATTGCGCTCTCGAGCGCGGACGTGGCACGGCTGGATGTGGCGCTGCCTTCTGGCAAGCGGTACACGCGCGAGATTTCGCGGACGCAGTTTGAGGAGTTGATTGCTGGTGTGATTGCGCGGACTGCCGGGCCTTGCAGGCAGGCGCTCAAAGATGCAGCGCTATCGCCAGAGCAGATTGACGAAGTGGTGATGGTCGGCGGCTCGACGCGGATTCCTGCGGTGCGTGCTTTGGTGGATGACCTCTTTCGCCTGAAGGCGCGAGGTAAGAAGCCGCACACGGAACTGAATCCTGATGAGGTCGTTGCGCTGGGCGCGGCGGTGCAGGCGCAGATTCTTGCCGGCGGCTCGAAGAAGACGGAAGACCTGCTGCTGCTTGACGTTACTCCACTCTCGCTCGGCATTGAAGCATTGGGCGGCGTGGTGGCGAAGATTATTCAGCGCAACTCGACGATTCCCGCGAGCGCGACGGAGCACTTCACCACCGGCGTGGACGGGCAGACGAATGTTGCTATTCATGTGGTGCAGGGCGAGCGCGAGATGGCGAAGGACTGCCGCTCGCTGGCGCGGTTTGACCTGAAGGGCATTCCACCGATGGTGGCTGGGCTGCCGCGCATCGAGGTGAAGTTTCTGATCGACGCGAATGGCATCCTGCATGTTTCGGCGCGCGAGCAAAGGAGCGGCAAAGAGGCTGAGGTCGAAGTGAAGCCGACATACGGGTTGACCGATGAGCAGGTGGAGTCGATGATTCTTGCCTCGTTCGATAATGCAGAGGAAGACCTGCGCGAGCGGCAGGTTGTTGAAGCGAGGAACGAGGCTGAGACGATTCTCGCTGCGGTAGCAAAGGGCAGAGGTCATGCAGTCTGGGCGATGCTTTCGAGCGACGAGGTTGCGAAGATCGAACGTGCCGAGACTTCCTTGCGCGAGACGATGAAAGATGCGGATTACAAGGTGATTCGTGCTGCGATCGAGCAGCTCGACCAGGCAACGCGCCGCTTCGCCGAGTTGATGATGGACTCGGCTGTTACCGGCGCGATGAAGGGCAAGACGATGGAGTCGGCGGGCGCGGACATGGGTGAAGGGCCTTCGGCGCCGCATCCGTTTGCGAAGGCGCAGATTGAGAGCACGAAGAAGTAG
- the iscX gene encoding Fe-S cluster assembly protein IscX — protein sequence MPREIDWMDSEEIGILLQEKYPEIEPYSVRFTDLHKYVTGLPGFVGDPAKSNEGILEAIQSAWNEEYEDAK from the coding sequence ATGCCGCGTGAGATTGATTGGATGGATTCGGAAGAGATCGGGATTCTGTTGCAGGAGAAGTATCCGGAGATTGAGCCATACTCGGTGCGGTTCACGGACCTGCACAAGTATGTGACTGGTTTGCCAGGGTTCGTGGGCGACCCGGCGAAGTCGAACGAAGGCATTCTGGAGGCGATTCAGAGTGCGTGGAATGAGGAGTACGAGGACGCGAAATAG
- a CDS encoding sulfite exporter TauE/SafE family protein, which yields MHLELFTVLIFGGAVIAGLLGALTGLGGGVVLVPLLTVLFHVDIRYAIGASLVSVIATSSGAAAAYVREGFSSVRIGMFLEMATTVGAIFGAFLAGRVPTRALAMIFGVVLIYSAWLSWQQSRRKQEVDHPESPWSDRLRLSGSYPDGCGGEQHYKVDRITAGFATMFGAGTLSGLLGIGSGAVKVLAMDQVMRIPFKVSTTTSNFMIGVTAAASAGIYLHRGYVDPGLAFPVMLGVLIGSLVGAKYLVRAQVSLLRTIFTLVILALGVEMIVNGWVGKL from the coding sequence ATGCACCTTGAACTCTTCACGGTCCTTATCTTTGGCGGCGCAGTTATCGCAGGGCTGCTGGGCGCGTTGACGGGACTTGGTGGCGGTGTCGTTCTCGTTCCGCTCCTGACGGTTCTCTTCCATGTGGACATTCGCTATGCGATTGGGGCTTCGCTGGTGTCGGTCATTGCGACCTCATCGGGTGCTGCTGCGGCGTATGTTCGCGAGGGGTTTTCGAGCGTTCGTATCGGGATGTTTCTGGAGATGGCGACTACGGTTGGCGCAATCTTCGGAGCGTTCCTGGCCGGTCGTGTTCCGACACGCGCTCTGGCGATGATCTTCGGTGTCGTGTTGATCTATTCGGCATGGCTTTCCTGGCAGCAATCCCGCCGGAAGCAAGAGGTGGATCATCCTGAGAGTCCGTGGTCGGATCGGCTTCGCCTCTCGGGTAGCTATCCCGACGGCTGTGGCGGGGAGCAGCATTACAAGGTAGACCGTATCACTGCGGGCTTTGCGACGATGTTTGGAGCGGGGACACTCTCGGGACTGCTCGGCATTGGCTCCGGCGCGGTGAAGGTGCTGGCGATGGACCAGGTGATGCGCATCCCGTTTAAGGTTTCGACGACGACCAGCAACTTTATGATTGGCGTGACGGCTGCGGCCAGTGCGGGGATTTATTTGCACCGTGGATATGTTGATCCCGGGCTGGCTTTTCCGGTCATGCTGGGGGTTTTGATTGGCTCGCTTGTTGGTGCGAAGTACCTGGTGCGCGCGCAGGTCTCGCTGCTGAGGACTATCTTCACGCTTGTCATTCTTGCCCTGGGGGTTGAGATGATCGTCAACGGTTGGGTAGGGAAGCTATGA
- a CDS encoding phosphoribosylanthranilate isomerase — MWIKICANTNLEDAQLAAQLGADAVGFVFAPSKRRVTAEQVAAITPHLPTSVERVGVFDSLDAEEIARAVRTAGLNAIQLHSNPDHALARRLHDLFHGEVKIIQTVHWKVDADDANSTTVAKQLREIASENIADRVLIDSKAGAATGGTGITFDWEQARATLAENSRPLKLIVAGGLRPENVAEAISRLKPWGVDVASGVESTPGKKDPSKLAAFINAARSKS, encoded by the coding sequence ATGTGGATCAAGATCTGCGCCAACACCAACCTTGAAGACGCGCAACTGGCCGCCCAGCTAGGCGCAGACGCAGTAGGCTTCGTCTTCGCACCAAGCAAACGCCGCGTCACAGCCGAACAGGTCGCAGCCATCACGCCGCATCTTCCCACCAGCGTCGAGCGTGTCGGCGTCTTCGACTCACTCGACGCAGAAGAGATCGCACGCGCCGTCCGCACCGCCGGACTCAACGCTATCCAACTCCACAGCAACCCCGACCACGCATTGGCTCGCCGTCTCCATGATCTATTCCACGGCGAAGTGAAGATCATCCAGACAGTTCACTGGAAGGTAGACGCGGACGACGCAAACTCGACCACGGTAGCAAAACAACTCCGCGAAATCGCGAGCGAAAACATCGCAGACCGCGTCCTCATCGACTCAAAAGCAGGCGCAGCCACCGGCGGAACCGGCATCACCTTCGACTGGGAGCAAGCCCGCGCCACGCTCGCCGAAAACTCGAGGCCACTCAAGCTAATCGTCGCCGGCGGTCTCCGCCCGGAGAACGTAGCCGAAGCAATCTCGCGCCTGAAACCGTGGGGAGTAGACGTAGCCAGCGGAGTCGAATCCACCCCCGGCAAAAAAGACCCAAGCAAGCTCGCCGCCTTTATCAACGCAGCGCGCTCGAAATCCTGA
- a CDS encoding DUF6624 domain-containing protein, producing the protein MHPRLAALVALAAITVPLAAQSKPATPEPAWKTAIEARRQQLIQKNGYGTDAALRTQLMQMRATDQAARGFAPSTASKHEMVQKLPATDADLTAELKQIVQQKGWPTISMVGIDASNAAMLVLTHSPDHAWQRQMLPQLEQLADAGKIDPSSLALVVDKELVSEGKLQRYGTQFKYINGSLAMYGVEDPGSLDHERARALLPPIDVYKHQLSEMYHVPAGNAIVTATPAQN; encoded by the coding sequence ATGCACCCACGCCTTGCCGCCCTCGTCGCACTCGCCGCCATCACTGTCCCACTCGCGGCACAAAGCAAGCCAGCCACACCCGAGCCTGCGTGGAAGACTGCCATCGAAGCCCGCCGCCAACAACTCATCCAGAAGAACGGCTACGGCACCGACGCCGCACTGCGCACTCAGCTGATGCAGATGCGCGCCACCGACCAGGCCGCCCGCGGCTTCGCGCCCTCCACCGCAAGCAAACATGAAATGGTGCAGAAGCTGCCCGCAACCGACGCCGATCTGACCGCCGAGCTGAAGCAGATCGTCCAGCAAAAAGGCTGGCCCACCATCTCCATGGTCGGCATCGACGCCTCCAACGCAGCCATGCTGGTCCTTACCCACAGTCCCGATCACGCCTGGCAACGGCAGATGTTGCCCCAGCTTGAGCAACTCGCCGACGCCGGAAAAATCGACCCATCTAGTCTTGCTCTGGTGGTGGACAAAGAACTCGTCTCCGAAGGCAAACTCCAGCGCTATGGAACGCAGTTCAAATACATCAACGGCTCGCTCGCCATGTACGGCGTCGAAGACCCCGGCTCGCTCGACCACGAACGCGCCCGCGCCCTGCTGCCACCGATTGATGTCTACAAACACCAGCTCTCCGAGATGTACCACGTGCCCGCAGGCAACGCCATCGTCACCGCCACACCGGCGCAGAACTAG
- a CDS encoding VOC family protein — protein MTTAAKSTVIPSLRYRDALAAIDWLVRALGFEKNAVYLGPDNKTVMHAQLTLGGGMIMLGSADNGGETAHLMVHPSEVGLRNTQSIYLVVPDADAVYATAKAVGATMVLDIRDMDYGGRAFTCRDPEGHLFSIGTYDPWEPPKP, from the coding sequence TTGACAACCGCAGCCAAATCCACCGTCATTCCCAGCCTCCGCTACCGCGACGCTCTCGCTGCTATCGACTGGCTCGTCCGCGCCTTGGGCTTCGAGAAGAACGCCGTCTACCTCGGCCCCGACAACAAGACCGTCATGCACGCGCAGCTTACCCTCGGTGGCGGCATGATCATGCTCGGCTCCGCAGATAACGGGGGCGAAACCGCTCACCTCATGGTCCACCCCAGCGAAGTCGGGCTACGCAATACCCAAAGCATCTACCTCGTCGTCCCCGACGCCGACGCCGTCTACGCCACCGCCAAAGCCGTCGGAGCCACCATGGTCCTCGACATCCGCGACATGGACTACGGCGGCCGCGCCTTCACCTGCCGCGACCCCGAGGGCCATCTCTTCAGTATCGGTACTTACGATCCCTGGGAACCGCCAAAGCCCTAG
- a CDS encoding DinB family protein, whose product MDLNPYAQFLGGQDPIPVLTSTAEKLHALTANLSGAQLNRTPAPGKWSIREILAHLADCELVFSFRLRQTLAEDHHIIQPFDQERWATRYAAYDTASALALFQAARNWNLRFLTSVTESDRRQPITHPERGTMTFWTIVETMAGHDINHLQQIERLAASE is encoded by the coding sequence ATGGACCTCAACCCCTATGCGCAGTTCCTCGGCGGTCAGGACCCCATTCCGGTCTTGACCTCGACCGCAGAAAAGCTTCACGCCCTCACTGCGAACCTGTCGGGAGCGCAACTCAACCGCACACCTGCACCAGGCAAATGGAGCATTCGCGAGATACTCGCGCACCTGGCCGACTGCGAACTGGTCTTCAGCTTTCGCCTCCGCCAGACACTCGCCGAAGACCACCACATCATTCAGCCCTTCGACCAGGAACGCTGGGCCACACGCTACGCCGCCTACGACACCGCCTCAGCGCTCGCCCTCTTCCAGGCCGCACGCAACTGGAACCTGCGCTTCCTCACATCCGTCACCGAGTCCGACCGCCGCCAGCCCATCACCCACCCTGAGCGCGGAACCATGACCTTCTGGACCATCGTCGAAACCATGGCCGGCCACGACATCAACCACCTGCAGCAGATCGAGCGCCTCGCAGCCAGCGAGTAG
- a CDS encoding 2Fe-2S iron-sulfur cluster-binding protein: MSETNNTEVDLSKPVGEGMVRVTFLPEGRTVEFPFDSLPYDGHGEPMSFLDVAENYGIFLDHACGGVCACTTCHLWVKEGESGLSEAEDKELDRMETAADVQLNSRLGCQAVIEKPGAYVVEIPKWNRNYVQEGKPAHGPGA, from the coding sequence ATGTCTGAGACAAACAACACTGAAGTCGATCTGTCGAAGCCCGTTGGCGAAGGCATGGTGCGGGTTACATTTTTGCCTGAAGGCAGGACGGTTGAGTTTCCGTTTGATTCGCTGCCCTACGATGGGCACGGCGAGCCGATGTCGTTTCTCGATGTGGCGGAAAACTACGGGATCTTTCTGGACCATGCCTGCGGCGGAGTTTGTGCGTGCACAACCTGTCACCTGTGGGTGAAGGAGGGCGAATCCGGTCTCAGCGAGGCCGAGGACAAAGAGCTCGACCGCATGGAGACCGCTGCCGACGTGCAATTGAACTCACGGCTCGGTTGCCAGGCCGTGATTGAGAAGCCCGGCGCTTATGTTGTGGAGATTCCCAAGTGGAATCGTAACTATGTGCAGGAAGGCAAGCCTGCTCATGGGCCTGGAGCGTAA